In Halobacterium sp. R2-5, the following are encoded in one genomic region:
- a CDS encoding D-2-hydroxyacid dehydrogenase translates to MPSSNPDVVVLRGTAHGMSSERAARRLREHFPEKDVRLAGTPREERELVNAAPVATGLRLDPEVLANADSLRLFAAASAGVDHLPLDELAERGVAVTNASGVHAPNMAEQVLGDVLVFARNLHEGWRRQSNSEWRHFRGGELNGSTVTVVGMGPIGERTLELLAPFDVERVGVRYTPEKGGPADEVLGYDDDLHEVFSRSDYVVLACPLTDTTAGLVDEQVFRTLPPDAVVVNVARGGVVDTEALVAALRGNKIRGAALDVTDPEPLPEDHPLWTLENALVTPHNAGGTDEYWERHADILARNLERVDETGSYADLENQVVAPDD, encoded by the coding sequence CGAGCACTTCCCGGAGAAAGACGTTCGCCTCGCGGGGACGCCCCGGGAGGAGCGAGAACTCGTGAACGCAGCGCCCGTCGCGACCGGCCTCAGGCTCGACCCGGAGGTGCTCGCGAACGCGGACTCGCTGCGGCTGTTCGCCGCGGCGTCGGCGGGCGTCGACCACCTGCCGCTGGACGAGCTCGCGGAGAGGGGCGTCGCCGTGACGAACGCCTCCGGCGTCCACGCACCGAACATGGCCGAACAGGTGCTCGGGGACGTTCTGGTGTTCGCGCGGAACCTCCACGAGGGGTGGCGCCGGCAGTCGAACAGCGAGTGGCGCCACTTCCGCGGCGGCGAACTCAACGGGAGCACCGTCACCGTCGTCGGGATGGGCCCCATCGGCGAACGCACGCTGGAACTCCTCGCCCCGTTCGACGTCGAACGCGTGGGCGTCCGGTACACGCCCGAGAAGGGCGGGCCGGCCGACGAGGTTCTGGGGTACGACGACGACCTCCACGAGGTGTTCTCGCGGTCGGACTACGTCGTGCTCGCGTGCCCGCTCACCGACACCACGGCGGGCCTCGTCGACGAGCAGGTGTTCCGGACGCTGCCGCCGGACGCCGTCGTCGTGAACGTCGCGCGCGGCGGCGTCGTCGACACGGAGGCGCTCGTCGCGGCGCTGCGCGGGAACAAGATCCGGGGTGCGGCCCTCGACGTCACCGACCCCGAACCGCTACCCGAGGACCACCCGCTCTGGACGCTGGAGAACGCGCTCGTCACGCCGCACAACGCCGGCGGCACCGACGAGTACTGGGAGCGCCACGCCGACATCCTCGCGCGGAACCTCGAACGCGTCGACGAGACCGGCTCGTACGCCGACCTCGAGAACCAGGTGGTCGCGCCCGACGACTGA
- a CDS encoding thiamine pyrophosphate-dependent enzyme, with protein sequence MAKWTESRPDEDFSRVLAPDGTLSGEAPVDEATALRMYETMKLSRRYDEKMLSLQRRGEISILSRSWGEEAIPVGSAAALEAGDWCFPTYRQTPSKLYWGGPLDRAVAGLMGHEPETIEEHLPLDEADEPAVNFSPIYIPLAANVTNAVGSAMADKFEDGNTVTLSYIGDGSTSQGDFYEALNFAGVFDAPAVTICHNNQWAISVPSHRQTAADTFAQKAEAAGMPHERVDGNDVFAVYAATQRAVERARSGEGPTLLECVTYRVDDHNTADDAGAYRDESEQEFWAERDPVDRLEAYLRSEDALDDEAIEAIEADADERVEEAVDRARDVPEDDPERIFDNHLQSESWNERHQREELRAEQRGENPFTDFTGDGL encoded by the coding sequence ATGGCAAAGTGGACCGAATCACGACCCGACGAGGACTTCTCCCGGGTGCTCGCGCCGGACGGCACGCTGTCCGGGGAGGCGCCCGTCGACGAGGCGACGGCGCTACGGATGTACGAGACGATGAAGCTCTCCCGGCGTTACGACGAGAAGATGCTGAGCCTCCAGCGCCGCGGCGAGATCAGCATCCTCTCGCGGAGCTGGGGCGAGGAGGCGATTCCCGTCGGGAGCGCGGCCGCCCTCGAGGCGGGCGACTGGTGTTTCCCGACGTACCGGCAGACCCCGAGCAAGCTCTACTGGGGCGGCCCGCTCGACCGCGCGGTCGCGGGCCTGATGGGCCACGAGCCCGAGACCATCGAGGAACACCTCCCGCTCGACGAGGCCGACGAGCCGGCGGTGAACTTCTCGCCCATCTACATCCCGCTGGCCGCGAACGTCACGAACGCCGTCGGCTCCGCGATGGCCGACAAGTTCGAGGACGGGAACACGGTGACGCTGTCGTACATCGGCGACGGGTCGACCAGTCAGGGGGACTTCTACGAGGCGCTGAACTTCGCGGGCGTCTTCGACGCGCCCGCGGTCACCATCTGTCACAACAACCAGTGGGCCATCTCCGTGCCCTCGCACCGCCAGACCGCCGCGGACACGTTCGCGCAGAAGGCCGAGGCGGCGGGGATGCCCCACGAGCGCGTCGACGGCAACGACGTGTTCGCGGTGTACGCGGCGACCCAGCGCGCCGTCGAGCGCGCTCGGAGCGGCGAGGGACCGACGCTGCTGGAGTGCGTGACCTACCGCGTCGACGACCACAACACCGCCGACGACGCGGGCGCGTACCGCGACGAATCCGAGCAGGAGTTCTGGGCGGAGCGCGACCCGGTCGACCGCCTCGAAGCCTACCTCCGCTCGGAGGACGCCCTCGACGACGAGGCCATCGAGGCCATCGAGGCGGACGCCGACGAGCGCGTCGAGGAAGCGGTCGACCGCGCCCGCGACGTCCCCGAGGACGACCCCGAGCGCATCTTCGACAACCACCTGCAGTCCGAGTCGTGGAACGAGCGCCACCAGCGCGAGGAGCTCCGGGCCGAGCAGCGCGGCGAGAACCCCTTCACGGACTTCACGGGTGATGGGCTGTGA
- a CDS encoding alpha-ketoacid dehydrogenase subunit beta, translated as MSADYADGETSEVNLVTAVRDTLAQEMRRDENVRLLGYDMGPIGGVFRATEDLYEEFGEDRVIDTPLSENGILGAAAGMAMRGQRVVPEIQFLGFFYPAFGQFMYTISKMHERSGGAFEMPLTVRIPYGGGIKSSEYHSESTESFFVHTPGVRVVCPSTPAETKGLLAASIRSDDPVMFLEPKAVYRTGTQEVPEAEYTLPLDESRTVREGSDVTVLTWGAMVRHAETAADQVDADVEILDLRTLSPLPVDAVLDSVKKTGRCVVFHEARRTLGLGAELSALVNEYAIDHLKAPIKRATGYDVHFPSHQTEEAYLPDEQRAAHAIEAVTSYEY; from the coding sequence GTGAGCGCCGACTACGCCGACGGCGAGACCAGCGAGGTGAACCTCGTGACCGCCGTCCGCGACACGCTCGCCCAGGAGATGCGCCGCGACGAGAACGTCCGCCTGCTGGGCTACGACATGGGTCCCATCGGCGGCGTGTTCCGCGCGACGGAGGACCTCTACGAGGAGTTCGGCGAGGACCGCGTCATCGACACGCCGCTCTCCGAGAACGGGATTCTGGGCGCGGCCGCGGGGATGGCGATGCGCGGCCAGCGCGTCGTCCCCGAGATCCAGTTCCTCGGGTTCTTCTACCCCGCGTTCGGCCAGTTCATGTACACCATCTCGAAGATGCACGAGCGCTCCGGCGGCGCGTTCGAGATGCCACTGACCGTGCGGATTCCGTACGGCGGCGGCATCAAGTCCAGCGAGTACCACTCCGAGTCCACGGAGAGCTTCTTCGTCCACACGCCCGGCGTCCGCGTGGTCTGCCCGAGCACGCCCGCGGAGACGAAGGGCCTGCTCGCCGCGTCCATCCGCAGCGACGACCCGGTGATGTTCCTCGAACCGAAGGCCGTCTACCGCACCGGCACGCAGGAGGTCCCGGAGGCGGAGTACACGCTCCCGCTGGACGAGTCCCGGACGGTCCGTGAGGGCTCGGACGTCACCGTGCTGACGTGGGGCGCGATGGTCCGGCACGCGGAGACGGCGGCAGACCAGGTGGACGCTGACGTCGAGATTCTCGACCTGCGGACGCTGTCGCCGCTGCCCGTCGACGCCGTCCTCGACTCGGTGAAGAAGACGGGGCGCTGCGTCGTCTTCCACGAGGCGCGCCGCACGCTCGGCCTCGGCGCAGAGCTCTCGGCGCTCGTCAACGAGTACGCCATCGACCACCTGAAGGCGCCCATCAAGCGCGCGACGGGCTACGACGTCCACTTCCCGAGCCACCAGACCGAGGAAGCGTACCTGCCGGACGAGCAGCGCGCCGCCCACGCCATCGAGGCCGTCACGTCCTACGAGTACTAG
- a CDS encoding thioesterase family protein produces MPEYTYEIELEPQYRDLDPNGHVNQAVYASYCEQARANYWADVIGQRHDRAELVMVQSEMEFAAEIRLGQTVTVRQRIGELGDTSIPIDYEVRVDGEPAATGSVVLLSYDRDAREPAPIPDEWRTAIEEHEGHDA; encoded by the coding sequence ATGCCCGAGTACACGTACGAAATCGAACTGGAGCCCCAGTACCGCGACCTCGATCCGAACGGCCACGTGAACCAGGCGGTGTACGCGAGCTACTGCGAGCAGGCGCGCGCGAACTACTGGGCGGACGTCATCGGCCAGCGCCACGACCGCGCGGAGCTCGTGATGGTGCAAAGCGAGATGGAGTTCGCGGCGGAGATCCGCCTCGGGCAGACCGTCACCGTCCGCCAGCGAATCGGCGAGCTCGGGGACACCAGCATCCCCATCGACTACGAGGTGCGCGTGGACGGCGAGCCCGCCGCGACCGGCTCCGTGGTGTTGCTGTCCTACGACCGCGACGCCCGCGAGCCAGCCCCGATTCCCGACGAGTGGCGGACCGCTATCGAGGAACACGAGGGCCACGACGCGTGA
- a CDS encoding tripartite tricarboxylate transporter permease — protein sequence MNIFAGIVEGAALVFQPLPLALIVFGVFIGIVMGAIPGMTATMTVGVLVSFTFGMNPTEGMMLLLGIYGGALFAGSIPAILIRTPGTPSAAATIFDGFPLSQQGQAGRAIGIATLASFVGGAISIILITFISPQIAQFALEFRSPEYFALAFFGLTIIANVSGDSITKGMITGLLGMLIATVGIDPTTGYPRFSFGVPALTSGIQFIAVMIGLFGLAEAFNRYREGISEISVEQELSSIVPSFGDVNEIRNVTVSSSLIGTFVGALPGAGGDIASFVTYNEAKRWASKAKPPFGEGNVRGVAAAEAGNNASTGGALVPTLTLGIPGDSVTAILIGALLVHGIRPGPGLFEDETGLVFSIFVGFFLVYVVILVAGLLGAHLWVRVINFPPEYLWPVIIVLCVVGSFALNGNVIDVWTMIIAGIIGFVLRMEDYPLAPIVLGLILGPIAENNLRRSLQLSGGSLDIFYTSPLAMGILLLAALSLFTPFIAERFNRA from the coding sequence ATGAACATCTTCGCGGGTATCGTCGAGGGCGCCGCGCTCGTCTTCCAGCCGCTGCCGCTCGCGCTCATCGTGTTCGGCGTGTTCATCGGCATCGTGATGGGCGCGATTCCCGGGATGACCGCGACGATGACCGTCGGCGTGCTCGTCTCGTTCACGTTCGGGATGAACCCCACGGAGGGGATGATGCTCCTGCTCGGCATCTACGGCGGCGCGCTGTTCGCGGGGTCGATTCCCGCCATCCTGATTCGGACGCCCGGCACGCCGAGCGCCGCGGCGACCATCTTCGACGGGTTCCCGCTGTCCCAGCAGGGGCAGGCGGGCCGCGCCATCGGCATCGCGACGCTCGCGTCGTTCGTCGGCGGCGCAATCAGCATCATCCTCATCACGTTCATCTCCCCGCAGATCGCGCAGTTCGCGCTGGAGTTCCGGTCGCCGGAGTACTTCGCGCTCGCGTTCTTCGGGCTCACCATCATCGCGAACGTCAGCGGCGACTCCATCACGAAGGGCATGATAACCGGGCTGCTCGGGATGCTCATCGCCACCGTCGGCATCGACCCGACGACCGGCTACCCGCGGTTCTCGTTCGGCGTCCCGGCGCTGACCTCCGGCATCCAGTTCATCGCCGTGATGATCGGGCTGTTCGGACTCGCGGAGGCGTTCAACCGCTACCGCGAGGGGATCTCCGAGATCTCCGTCGAGCAGGAGCTCTCTAGCATCGTCCCCTCGTTCGGCGACGTGAACGAGATCCGGAACGTCACGGTGAGCTCCAGCCTCATCGGGACGTTCGTCGGCGCGCTGCCCGGCGCGGGCGGCGACATCGCGTCGTTCGTCACGTACAACGAGGCCAAGCGCTGGGCGAGCAAGGCGAAGCCGCCGTTCGGCGAGGGGAACGTCCGCGGCGTCGCCGCCGCCGAAGCGGGGAACAACGCGAGCACGGGCGGCGCGCTCGTGCCGACGCTCACCCTCGGCATCCCCGGGGACTCCGTGACCGCCATCCTCATCGGCGCGCTGCTCGTCCACGGCATCCGCCCCGGGCCGGGGCTGTTCGAGGACGAGACCGGGCTCGTGTTCTCCATCTTCGTCGGGTTCTTCCTCGTGTACGTCGTCATCCTCGTCGCGGGGCTGCTCGGCGCGCACCTCTGGGTGCGGGTCATCAACTTCCCGCCGGAGTACCTCTGGCCGGTCATCATCGTGCTCTGTGTCGTCGGCTCGTTCGCGCTGAACGGCAACGTCATCGACGTCTGGACGATGATCATCGCCGGCATCATCGGGTTCGTGTTGCGCATGGAGGACTACCCGCTCGCGCCAATCGTGCTGGGGTTGATTCTCGGACCCATCGCGGAGAACAACCTCCGGCGGTCGCTGCAGCTCTCGGGCGGCTCGCTGGACATCTTCTACACCAGCCCGCTCGCGATGGGGATCCTCCTGCTGGCGGCGCTGTCGCTGTTCACGCCGTTCATCGCCGAGCGGTTCAACAGGGCGTAG
- a CDS encoding tripartite tricarboxylate transporter TctB family protein, with protein sequence MTLKLSHTDKVASGLVFVLTAATFYLTTDFPAGYGATGPAFFPRVIVGLMSVFALVQLVKATRKGEPRTVEISRSTVKTVAVAAALVVGYVLTMPYFGFLAGTVVFLLLSMHFSGVDGFRTSIPVSIGVAIALYYIFVQFLRVPLPESAILPISRLLPGLLTGVGLA encoded by the coding sequence ATGACCCTCAAGCTCAGCCATACCGACAAGGTCGCCAGCGGGCTCGTCTTCGTGCTGACCGCCGCCACCTTCTACCTCACGACGGACTTCCCCGCCGGCTACGGCGCGACCGGGCCCGCGTTCTTCCCGCGAGTCATCGTCGGCCTGATGTCGGTGTTCGCGCTCGTCCAGTTGGTGAAAGCGACGCGGAAGGGTGAACCGCGCACGGTGGAGATCTCGCGGTCGACCGTGAAGACCGTCGCCGTCGCCGCCGCGCTCGTCGTCGGCTACGTGCTCACGATGCCGTACTTCGGCTTCCTCGCCGGCACCGTCGTCTTTCTCCTCCTGAGTATGCACTTCTCGGGCGTCGACGGGTTCCGGACGTCGATACCCGTGTCCATCGGCGTCGCCATCGCGCTCTACTACATCTTCGTGCAGTTCCTGCGCGTCCCCCTCCCAGAGAGCGCGATTCTCCCGATCAGCCGGCTGCTACCCGGGCTACTCACCGGGGTGGGACTCGCGTGA